The nucleotide window ttcattatttattagttACTAGTTTGAAATTTCTTACTCGTAAATTAAAATGCATGTATCTCTCATCATTTTTACTTCGTGACtcgtaatatatatattagtataattCTATATCAGTGTTTAACGCAGCGCTGCAGGTAGAAGGCTCGAAGCACACTTACCTGcaaaaagtaatttataaaGTACTAAAATGGACCCAAAATGATAAAACATATGCCTATGCATAATACATAACATGAGATATTAATTATCGTTATATATCTATATTGGAAAATTAGTACAAATAGTCgatgcaaaacaaaacaaatggtGGCACTGACACCCATTATGATTGAATGAATACTTCACCCTCCAGCCCTAACATATAGTGGCCTACAATAACAACCAGGAAAGCTTCAAGGTTGCTCCCTCTCGTCCATTTTTATTAGCTGGAGAAAAAGAGATTCCTGCCGCCACACTCCTTCATACTTGTGAAGGAATAAATAGAATtaccattaattaattatatgttgAATTTATTTACGGAATAgagaaggagagagagaaagagagatgaaTTGCTAGGAATTGAAGTTTAATTTGTGGTGGCGTGTATAAATAAACTTCACATTTAGAAAATTAATAGGCAAAATGATGATCATATTAAGGGTCAACGATTTTAATGCTTTACGATTTAAggtttaatttcttttgttttaattttaaagtaaataaattcaATACATATTGAAGTGGAAATAGTAAAATACATGTTAAAAAATTGGAGTAGTATTCCATTAATCTTATGATACTCTACAATAAAATCAAGAGTGAAAATGAGTTGAATCAAGTTATGTTTTATAAGGCTTGAACTTAACGTGCTGTCAAAAAAAGGCTTGAACTTAACGTAGCTTTCAAATTTAGTCTATGATATACAAACTTTTTTAAGGTTTTCCTTTTTAGAATTCTGACATAGTCTAAAAGTCTGTTTAAAAATTTACTTTGTAAAAACACCTTTAAGTTGATCAATAAAcctacttttaaatatattaactaacGGGATTCTAATGACTTATATATGTTTGTTAGTGAATTTATGCTTTGAACAAACAAGGATACAAATCTCAgaaaactattataaaattttaataataataatagtaatagtaatatttttatatcttaacatttttcattgaattagcttttaaaatattcttaaactAATGTATCTAATAAATAAGTCTAATCTGACTTAAACCTAATATGGAtgagttataacttataagccCGAAACAAGCGATGCGAGTTAATCTATTATctctaaataaaatatgttgtaaaatgtgaaaataaaattgttaattttgttctccaaaaaatattcaaatgttatattcttcaaattaaataaagttaaattttattttctaaatataatatttttatctctaaataaaatatattgtaaaatgtgaaaagaaaattgttaatattgttctccaaaaatattaaaatcttacTTCTtccaataaaataaagttatcttttcttttctaaatataatagttttgctttattttcaatttttaattagattaaagatgaaaaaaaaaaacatattcaattcCTAGCGAAAAAAGTCGAGCCGCGACAACATGCACTAATTTTGAGAAATTCTTATATGCTCATGAAGCAAGAAAGAAATTCTATTTTTGTATCATTCAATTATATTactaattactttaattatgatattaaaaatattgttaaaacaCGAGACGAAATCAGTGAAGAATAATATCTGACTAGTTTATTAGTGTTGTGACTGTGGGGATTTTTCTATCGATTCAAAATTGGCAGAACTTAATTAGATGATACTCAAATGTGAACCACATCTTCATCTTCCGGCTAAAGTCTAAACAAGCATATATTGCATattgtgaattttatttccttttaaatgaaaaaaaataaaagtattcattcttaaattcaattgaaatatCTCGTAAATTCCTCatcttaattgtatttttttgttttaattctgaATCAAATGAAATGTTGagattaatttactttttttttttttacaataaatagaaagataaaaattaaagctAGCTTTGCACAGCCTTCAAATGGATTCGCATGGTATAGCTAGCATGTGGTGTAGCTGGTTTTGGTTGCAGTCCTGTGGTACCTTGCATTGGATCTCTGTGGCCCACCCACGATTTCTGCGGAGTCAGATCTGGCGGTCTCAAACCTCTCATATATTGTTATTCAATAGGTGTACTTCAGCCAGTAAAATAcgttgaattttgaatttatggGAAAGGACATGAAATTTAAATCTCGAAAAATaagctttttgaaaaggatgaaattttttaaatatgactaAAAATTGAATCAAGTGATTAGGAtcgttattaataaaataaaaaaaatacctctcAGTGTTCTTCAACATGCGCGCAACACAATTCGTACAATTAACGTACGCGCGCATTTCATTCCAGAagctttattatattttaaacacaAGAGAATACATAAATCCATCGTTTACTCAATTTTGTTTGATACatcaaaacattaaatatttctatttagttaatttttttaaaaattaattgttgcttATTTGAAATCCGATTAGATATTTTATCTAATGAGCAACCCAATTCGATTAGACCTTCGATTCACGGTATAATGGGTCGAATCGGTCTAAATTTTTAAGTTATGCTCTTGCTTTTAAACTTATAGTTGTTTcgctaaaaaaatgtttaaagttcacaaaaacataattcaccatttttttgtgttctcttatttattttaattggtaTCACCGTGTCAAAACTCAACCTCTAGGGTTGAACATTTAATAAATCCAACAGATTTAGAAAATCcatcaatcaattttaaaattcatgaaaTCAAATGAGAGAAATTGAGCAcacaaaaattaacattttttgtaaagagattttaaatttttatgatttttaaaatactattgaGTGGCTAAAAATTGCCACTTTGTTAATTGTACAAGCAGAAAAACACGTCTAAATTTATAAGTATTGGTTTGGGGTAACTTCTAATCCATAAACATGTAAATGcattatttccattttttattaaGGCGAAGTGTATAATGCATACATGACACATTGATGCTAACATGATAAATTTAAGggtgtaaaaaatatttcacatcAATCAATAATATTTTGGACTAATTgttagtaaaaattatttttaaatttataaagataACGTATATTTTGAGAAGAAGGTTGCTCTtcctaattatatattattatataatgacAAAAGTGATTCATAACAAATATAACCTAATGACCACATAATCCACGATAATTATGtgaatttaaaaacatattcaatGATGAGAAATCTCATTTCTTCAATTTCATTCTATAtccaaatttgaattgattcaaaattttaaaatgcaaaactccaaatttaaaaattaggatTATTAACTTATAATCAACAAATCTCTtaaccaattaatttcaaatttcaaatcctCCAAAGTCCAATCCAACTCATGCActtaaaaacaacaacaaagaaaccAAACAAATTCACGACATTAATAAgcaaaataaacaaatacaacaaataaaagaaagaaaagttgaaacATCAATCAATGGACGATTATCATCGAGAAACTGGACGGACTAAAGTTGAAGACGCCTTGTCATGAGTCATGGAGAGGAAGGAGTATCATTTTGACATCGTTGTCAAAGGCAACAGGTTGAGTTCATGTAGGTCCTTCCTGGAGTGGCCTTGCTTTATGACGACGAAGGAGCCCAAGATGGGGGGATGAGGCAACAAAGAAATCGAAGATGTGGAGGTCGTATTCACAAAGGACCTTTTTGCTTCTGTCTCACTCTAAGGTGGAGATGGTTTGGTCATGAAAATGAAGTAAATAGATGAATGGTTACTTTGTATGATGACTTGtagatgtaaaaaaaatgataatttgatttttcatgtgtcacgttggaaaaaaaaatattaacaaaattagaGATAACTTGATAATCCAACTAATTtgtcattatatttatatatttgtaaactaaattgattattttcacattaaactcatgaaattattttcttttttaacaaaaaatgacGAAATTATCCGTGCCCGTAAAATGCAAAAACTAAAGTGAGTATTTatccattttgtttttcaacttTAGGTATTTGCAGTAATTCGTATGAGTTAATTCGTATGACTCATATGGATCACGTAATtcataagtgatttttttttaattttttttcaaaaatatgtttctttagtttattaatatattaaattttttaatagtaaatatttttatttataaaaaaatatatagattaaataattcatatgaattatatcaaaattaattatacaaaatttattatttaaatttacatgcacattaaatatattagaaagtttagtattatgtataataacattctttattttataatataattggtcTATTAATTTAGTTGATTAGAACGTTATACTAATAACTTAAAAGTTACAACTAATTCATATacaaaaggataaaatgaaaaatttacgAAATTGTTGAATGTCAGCAACTTGCTGGGTGGACTTAGCAGTTTCCTAAGATACCACGCTAAatacttcaattttttattgataaaaaaaacacgcCACactaaacactttttttttttataagaaatatatcacctaaaaaagtaaaaaaccagTCAGGGACCGGGGAAAACACACAATTCACAAAGGCATTCGACGGAGAATGGAAAAGAAGCGGAAGAGGAAGCAGCAGGTGAAGCGCGACGGAGAGCCAAAGCCCAAATCGGTTCGTGCGGGTTCAACCCGAACCGACAATGTGAAAGATCCATTTCCATCTCACGCTCGACCCACCCCACAGGAATGCGAAGCCGTGCGTGACACTCTCTTAGCCCTACACGGCATTCCCCCGGAACTCGCCAAGTACCGCAAACTCCCACCGTCCGATGAACCGGTCCAACTGCAGCCACCCGAACCGGTTCTCGACGGTCTTGTCCGAACCGTCCTCTCGCAGAACACCACCGAGGCCAATTCCCAAAAGGCTTTCGCTTCCCTCAAATCCTCCTTTCCCAGTTGGGAACAAGTAAGTCACAAACATAGACATTTGTAATCGTACGGTTTTGTCTCGTATTGGTGTTGGGTTTGAAACGGTGTCGTTTTGTGTGTTGGAAGGTTCTCTGGGCCGAGTCCAAGGACGTGGAGAATGCCATTCGGTGCGGAGGTCTAGCTCCGACTAAGGCTTCCTGCATTAAGAACGTGTTGCGTTGTTTGCGCGAGAGAAGAGGTGAATTGTGTTTGGAGTATTTGCGGGACTTGTCAGTTGATGAAGTTAAGGCTGAGCTTTCTCTTTTCAAAGGAATTGGTCCCAAAACGGTAATCTTCTTTTCTTTGAGCAGTTTCTAGTTGGCTATTCACTTTGcagtaatatttattatttaagcaTGAAAATTGTTAGCTGTACCCACTTTGCAGCTTTGTCAAATATTCAGATATATGGCAACTGATGAATAGTCTTGCATTTGGGTTTTTCCTCGTAGTCCAGGATTTGGTCTCATGGTGTACTATATTGATTTGTTATCCCATGCCATTTTAGTCATCCGAATCCTACGTTGCTGTCATTTGTTAAGACTTAGGAATTAGAATTGCTTTTGATAGCATCCCCAGAAATTGGGTTAAGTAATGTCAGTATGTGGCTTtatcttgtatatatttttgtagATTCAGCCATTTGTGATAGCATACAATATCTCCTGCCTGGCAATATGCAAAATCTTTGTTGCGTTACTTCTTAAATTGCCATGtttcccttttcattttttcaatacAACACAGATTATGAAAGCTGTTACCCTGAGTATCTGAGTGTtttcctttaattatttttaaacgaAAATCTTCAAATGTAGCTGCTAAGCTAATTCCTAGAGTCTTTGTGAAAGTTGTCCTCTAGCACATATTGTTGTTTCCCTCCCATTCAAATTTCTGTACTGGTCTGCTTTCAATTGTAATGCTTATTTCAGTATTTTGTATGTTTCCCACTCAGAGGCAACTATTATCCAAGATTTTAAATTGATATCCACACACGTTTACAATTTATCTACAAAAGAAGTGACAACTGTgagaaaattataaacattcaTTGTAGTGgttttcttttatcaatgatgttggttttctattttatttttttaacttaaaaggtTCTACCTAGTGGAGCTCAAGTATGTCACGGTAACATTAATTTTCAGGCACATGCATTGTGACTGCCTTTTAGAAATAGGTAGCATATGAATTATGAAATCAAGGACAGAGAGATTGAGACATGTACAGCATATTAACACCAAGCAATTTAGCATGTATAGAGGACTAGATAAGTCAATCAGTCCTACAGACCTCTCAACACCAATGAATTCATGTGATTTGAGATGCTTCTGGCAGATAAGTTTATTGAGGGAACAACaaacttgattttgatgttaTGTGATTGCTACTAATGGCTAGGGCAATTGCTTATAAGTTTCTCCTTATAGGTTTCTCTTGTAAAAGATAGTGGATTCTCTCTTTCAGTTTCTGACTTGGTCAAGGGAGTAAAATTATAAGCTTTCCTGTCACCatattgcttattttattgaaataagaaaaaatttccCCCTTATTAGGacattgtaatatttttcatgAGAAGGaggataattttcaaaatacattGAGGAAAGACTTTCCCTGTTTCGCATTCTGTTATTGGGATATCATGGTAGTACGTTGGTATTCAGTTCCTTTACTTTTGTGTAGGGTGCTTTCTCCTTGCAGTGGATTAAGTATGAGCGTATGACTCATGTTATTGTTGAATAATTGATTGTGTGAATAATACATCGATGATGATTGTATTTTATTGCATTGTTTGTAAACATCATGTCAATCTGCAACACTCTAATCCTAAAACTCAATTGAACACAAATCTGTATGGCCTTTCCCCCTTTGTGCTGGTTTCTCTAAACTGCGTGATTGATTATAGGTGGCTTGTGTGTTGATGTTCAATCTTCAGCAAGATGATTTTCCTGTGGACACTCACGTAAGCATGATTTCATCTTTTACTGCATTTGACTCCATTGAGCTATTTATAGCACTTGAATGTTTATGCAGATATTTGAGATTGCAAAAACCATGGGTTGGGTACCAGCTGTTGCAAACAGAAATAAGTCATATCTTCATCTAAACCAAAGGGTACCAAATGAACTTAAGTTTGACCTGAATTGTCTTCTGTATACGCACGGGAAGCTTTGCCACCAATGCTCCGGTAAAAAGGGTAACAAGCAAGGAAAGAAATGTGACGATAACTCCTGTCCTTTATTGAATTATGATAAAGACTCAGTTGAACTTTGAGCTGGGGAagcaaattatttttcaattatttgttTCTCTAACTAAATGAAGTCAATAGGGGCACTCTAATCTTGTAAGTTGTAAGTGTATAGAATACTACTAGTATAGAGTTAGGCTGTTAGGCAGGAGAACCAATTTTGAGATTAGATGAAAGAAAGGTCAACAATTGTGAGCTAGTGCATCAAGCACTTGTAGGGTTTGGGTTGCCTAAAAATTGCCcatctttaattaattctgTAAAGGGATCTTGCTGGAAATGGAACATTATGTTTATTTCTCTTCTAATGGACATTAAATGTGTAGGACTTACTTAATGGGCTGCGTATGAGATGGTCCTGTTCCAAACTGGTCCATTGTGGACCAGTTAATGGATCTACCTTTATATCAtccatgaaaataatattaaaataataaaataatctacgTTTATCATCCATGAATGAcatctacattttttttcttctttttttagtaTAACTGATATAAACTTACTTTTCTTGGTTCcagtttgatttattttgaagtgtaattctgagtttaatgaattaatattaatattaaattgttttactTGAAATATTTTGGACTTGATTAGCCGAGTTTGAATTTctaagttaataaatattttacttcttttacaAAGCAATCAGTCAAtgcaaaatatgaaatttagttTATGcttaggtatatatatatatgaactatGATAACTTTTGCAAATACTAATTAAATAGTATTAGTAGTCGTTTAATTGAAAGTTTTcatgaagtaaaaataaatctataaaatttcatacagttctaaaattaatttatatttcatcACGTCACTTTGTTTTAAAGCAAACTAATGTGTCTCTCATACATTACATTGGAGTTTGTTACTTAAAGCAAAATTTaagatgtaaataaaataattaaaattatagtgtgtatatatatatatatatattataaattgcacgagttatctaaaaaaaatcattttcattttttttatttataatggaAAACTTTGTTTCTTTGATGATTTTATCAAGCAAGTAGTACAATTTTTTCAAAGCAACTTTAGTCCTTTAAAGAAACATTTTCTCTTTATCCAAACATGTTATCTCTCCCGATTTTATGTTGTTTCAAAATTATAgaattttatactagttcaatGTCTTTTATGGACTCATGTAGATGTTGGTGATAGTCAAATAAAAGCTGTTAGTACAACTCCCTGAAGATTAGTCAAAGGATAGGTGTTAATATATGCATTGAGTTTATGAACacctaatataaatatttattttctttaagggGAGATTTAGTagaggataaatttttttatgtttgagaaTCATAATAATTTctgataattttgtttttttggaataaaaaaaatttgttaggttaattattgaaaatatttaaataagtattttaagaattaaaaaattaagtgatatttttatcaattattttaattatttactacattaaataatttaataagtgcAACATGatgtttttattctaaaaaaaataaatttgagaaaatatgATTCCCACCTCCTTCTAGGGAATGTTTTCATGAAAATATGAGTTAAAAGTGATTCTCACGCATCATAGTTTCTCGAGAATATGtttcttgaaaataaatatcaaatatgaaaaacaaaggAGCCTTTGACCTtccaaaacatttagaaaaaaaaattaagaattaaaaaattatgtgatatttttattaattatgtatCATATTATTAAGAGTAGTGTGATATTTTGagtgtaataaaataaaaattaaacttacgaaaataaaatttataaaacttcCACAGAAAACAAaggaatcttatttttaaaatgaatattaaatatgaaaaattaagatttgtaatataaaattattaaaaaattcaaaacttctCCTTTATCAAACACCTTGTAAGTTTCTCAAGTTAGAATGCCTGCAAAAGTGAAAATTTCATCCCCACACCCCTAACTTTTAAACAATAATTCATTTCTTacgtttaaatacatttttaaaattatgtttattaatttaaatttcaataattatacATGTCATGTCACAAGTGTCATATTGATCAGAATCAGATCTTACCCGGTCCTCGTTCACCGCGACAACATAGCAGCATAATCCACTccgtttcttttctttcctttcgcCTTTGTTTCAAACCAAAGTCCGCAAAAAATCGAAAATCCCATGTTTCCTCCTCGCCATTACACAACATGTCTTCTTCTCTTCCTCCTCGTACTCTCCGACTTCTCCATTTCCGAATCACAATCCCCCTGGGCTGCCAAGAAAAAACGCATGAGAGACAAAGTTCGCAATATGTacgtaaattaaattaaatattaccaCCTCCAATGCTCATTATTGTTTCCGATTTCCTAGTCTCTTTCACATTTCAATTTTCTATCGATTGTTCCCTATCCCAGCAATTTTTAGCTCATGTATCTAAATTTCGGATTTCCTAGCAAAATCCTAGGTGTATGAAACATGAACATATTGATTGTTTTCTATAttctgcaacttcaattcttgaaTTATACTGATTATGAGTTTTTTAGAAGAGGCAATGAAGGTGGTAAGAATTGACATAACCTTTGAAGTAGGCCGAGTAGTATTTTCTTCCCTGGCATTTGGCAACAAATACTTATCGATGTTATTGGCTTATGGTACTCCTGTTTTGTAGGTTTTACCACGCATATGACAACTATATGACTCATGCATTTCCGGTCAGTTGGTGTTGTTAtccatcattttattattttgtaacgTACAATAGTGTGCAATGTTAAGGTTGTCATATTCTTGCAGCATGATGAGCTTAAGCCTATCTCTAAAACTTTCACCAACTCTCTAAGTGAGTTGGGAAATTTGAAGGTAATTGACTTCTGTATTTAAGAACTTCAGAAGAAAACTAATCCGAGGACCATGGAAGTAACTGTTTAGTGTTTACTGTTGCAGCTTGAACACTTGCCTCAAGACTACAACGGCTCTGCCCTTACGCTTATTGAATCACTGTCTAGGTATATGAATCCAGCTACTACATGAGCTGTTAGTTTTGTGTAATACTGCTTTTATTCAGTTTGTTCCTTTTTGTGATGAGCACATCTTGTGTATCTTATTGAGCTGGAAACTGATACATATTGTTCTTTTGCCTTAGCCTTGTTATTATGGGAAATTATACTGAATTCGAGAGGGCAGTGCTCTGGCTTTCAGAAAATCTGACATTTGATGTTGATGCGCGCATAAATCTTTTTGAggtaaatattatatttggttGAAATTATTGAGTCTAGAGATGATGGCAGATTGCTCAAGATTTGAAAAGGTGGTTGCTTTAATTTAGTTCtgaatgattttgaaaaatatttattctgaaCACTTGAATTCTCAAGCACAATGATGTGTTTTCCTTACCACTTGATTGTAATCATTCAGTGCAACATAAGAGTTCTTGGAGGACTTGTCTCTGCTCATTTACTTGCATCTGATTCTTCAAAGAAGTTTTTTCAAGGAGCTTACAAAAATCAGTTGCTAGCTCTTGCTGAAGATTTAGGGAAACGCTTTCTACCAGCATTCAATACGCCTACTGGATTGCCGTATGCATGGATTAACTTAAAGGTACTACATAGAGCATTGAAAGTCTGACATTCTGTAAATTTTTCATTTGGAGGTCAAGACATTGGCttacaatttattttcatttaatttggtTGCGAGCATTTATAATGTTTGAAGATACATATGGTAATAATACTCCTGTACCCATCAGTCAAAAGTTCTCATTGCATTACCAATATTGAAGAAAAAAGTTAGTTAAGGAAAAATCCTTCCTCCTCACCATTTGAGCTAAAGCCAAGATGGAAAAGGAGTGATTGTCACTCTTTGTAGTAAAGAATTGTCTCTGTTATTGATTCTTATAAGTTTAAGAGTTTTATAAATTGGTCTATTAAGCTAGTATTTTAAATCTGATATGAAAatgtctttatctttcctttatCCTTTCCATCAACTCCCAATAATTTGACCTTGCTACCAGTGTAGTACCAATACCATACTCTGTTACATGATCTTGTCTCTATTTACTTTGGAGTTCCCCCTAATATCATATGATTCATATCTTTTTTCTCTCACTCTGCTTTACATTTTCGTGGCTGTGTCACATTTGCAGCATGTTTTTTCCTGTCCATTGCAGCCGCTGTCTCTAGATATTGCCCTTCCCATTGTCAAGTCAACAAACAAGTTGACCCATCATTGGGTTCAACATTAGCCAGTTTGGGGGCTATGAATTTTTAGATTCATCAGCCCATCCATGCTTGTCACCCCTCTCCATTGGTCTCTAATGTTCTGGCATGAAACTGTGCACCAGTCCACCTTTTCAGCAAATTCCTCCCTCCATTGTCTACCACAACCCATTGTAGTGTGTTGATTCCACCACTCTAAGGGGCTGTTTGGCCTTGTCTCTGTTGTGTGTGGCAATCTTTGGCTCTGTTTCTGTCTATTTGCCTTGGTGCTGCGTGGGTTATTCCATTCCACCCCTATTTGTTTGCCTTCCTATCTGTTTGGctctgtttgtttttgtttatattcctGCATGAATTGTCATTCTGTTTGTGCCTATACTTGCATCTAGTTGCCATGTTCATGACAATGTTTGACTGTTTAACTTTGGGCTGGTAGGGCTGTTTATTGAAATGTTATGAGCCATATTTGAACCATGTTGCTTCAATTTTTTAGgtatacaaaatttataaattatactcTGTTgcattttccttaatttttttgtactcTTTTAGAATGATATATAACTCCGCACCATGCAAAATATTCTGTGCACAGTATGGAGTAATGGAGAATGAAACTACAGAAACAAGCACTTCAGGGTGTGGTGAGAGGTCTAGCTTAGTGCTTTAAGACTAGGGTATAGTAAAatgatgtttggttttctaattTTCCATCTTTGTGCAGGTTCTCTGATTCTTGAAATGGGTGCCTTATCAAAAATGACTGGTGACCCCATATATGAATCAGTAGCTTTACGAGCTCTTCGCAAGCTATGGAGTATGCAGAgcacattaaaattatttggaaCCACGCTGGACGTGACAACTGGGCAATGGATTGAATATTCTTCAGGAATTGGAGCTGGTAGGTTAGCTCTGACTCTGAAATTTGAACTTGGATATTCCAATAGTTCAGTTCATTGGATAACATAGCATATCATCTGTATGTTTATTGTTTGTTGAaagtatttgatatttttagttGCATTACATCTAAACTTACAAATGGTGATGGGCTGGCCTTGATGTTtcttatgttgaattttttttcctggattgTTCTAGGGGTTGATTCCTTCTATGAGTATCTACTTAAAGCCCATATCCTTTTTGGGAAGGAGGACTTTTGGAAAATGTTTCATTCTGCTTATGTTGCTGTGCAGAAATATTTCAGACATGGTCCTTGGTATCACACTAACTGCAAAAATCTTTGCTTTTATGTTATGCTGTCTATAACAGTATATTTATAGTTATAcagtacataaaaaatattaatgggaGGATGTGATCAGCAGTTGTAACCTGGACTAGTTGGCCTAATGCAGGTACCACGAAGCTGATATGAGGACAGGAAGAGCAACTTATTGGCAACTTACAAGCCTTCAAGCATTTTGGCCTGGTCTACAGGCTAGTAGCTGGACTTTGAATTTTTACCTACTTAAAATTAGGTTTGATATCTTTCTGAGTTTGTAACTGTATATGACTTATGGAAACTAGGTTCTTATTGGGGATGTTATTGCTGCTAATTCATCTCACCGGGAGTTTTTTCATGTGTGGAAGAGATATGGAGTGCTACCGGAGAGGTATTTTCTGATTTTGCTAGTTTCATTATAGCATTGGTCTCTTTGTATTTTACCACCAACCTGTCCTCGGGTTTTTGTTCTTACAGTACTATAACATATCACATTGAATCATAAATCCATGTAAAGGTATTTGCTGGACCACCAGATGCTTCACCCTACTGAAAAATATTACCCATTACGTCCTGAATTGGCTGAGTCAACATTCTACTTATATCAAGCCACTAAAGGTCTGATAGttctatctttttattttaagtttgttGATATTGTGAGATTAGGTTTGACTGCTTCTAAAATAGCATACTCTTAAAAAGATTGGTGCACATGTAATTACTTCTTTCAATGATAAAAATGGTATTGGACTCTAAATTTAACAGCATATGTATTAGGCTATTCGCAAATAGCAA belongs to Glycine soja cultivar W05 chromosome 5, ASM419377v2, whole genome shotgun sequence and includes:
- the LOC114411929 gene encoding putative DNA glycosylase At3g47830; the protein is MEKKRKRKQQVKRDGEPKPKSVRAGSTRTDNVKDPFPSHARPTPQECEAVRDTLLALHGIPPELAKYRKLPPSDEPVQLQPPEPVLDGLVRTVLSQNTTEANSQKAFASLKSSFPSWEQVLWAESKDVENAIRCGGLAPTKASCIKNVLRCLRERRGELCLEYLRDLSVDEVKAELSLFKGIGPKTVACVLMFNLQQDDFPVDTHIFEIAKTMGWVPAVANRNKSYLHLNQRVPNELKFDLNCLLYTHGKLCHQCSGKKGNKQGKKCDDNSCPLLNYDKDSVEL
- the LOC114411930 gene encoding alpha-mannosidase I MNS5-like, which gives rise to MFPPRHYTTCLLLFLLVLSDFSISESQSPWAAKKKRMRDKVRNMFYHAYDNYMTHAFPHDELKPISKTFTNSLSELGNLKLEHLPQDYNGSALTLIESLSSLVIMGNYTEFERAVLWLSENLTFDVDARINLFECNIRVLGGLVSAHLLASDSSKKFFQGAYKNQLLALAEDLGKRFLPAFNTPTGLPYAWINLKYGVMENETTETSTSGCGSLILEMGALSKMTGDPIYESVALRALRKLWSMQSTLKLFGTTLDVTTGQWIEYSSGIGAGVDSFYEYLLKAHILFGKEDFWKMFHSAYVAVQKYFRHGPWYHEADMRTGRATYWQLTSLQAFWPGLQVLIGDVIAANSSHREFFHVWKRYGVLPERYLLDHQMLHPTEKYYPLRPELAESTFYLYQATKDPWYIEVGESIVNSLNLYTKVEGGFASIKDVTTMQLEDHQHSFFLAETCKYLYLLFDDSFVHENNYVFTTEGHPLPVLSTWHEELPEAYIPTNWTFVKRQPRVNRICAMSLQVCPAMNLKSGQHIESACHIPDARSDYRCLTDEDCGVDATTCRPRSCSIAGYCGLWLII